In one Leptospiraceae bacterium genomic region, the following are encoded:
- a CDS encoding 1-acyl-sn-glycerol-3-phosphate acyltransferase — translation MDEIPSFLKDNQKIYEEYFDKDFTKSLIENVVAPLNDYYFRTRMIGFDTLPERNNPDRPLIFISNHSGMAFPWDAMVFVGSYYLKCGFSFKNNMRALAAPMLSASNLMCPYMIPNFWKRVGGIDATLENFETMMHQKDSNILIYPEGVPGIGKGFNRRYQLQKFSTSFLRMSIKYKTDIIVVSTVNAEYINPYSYNNHTINKLVQKMGLPFLPLGLLTLFIPLQPWFFYIGLPANLTYVMGPRIKPYEMLDKPLEKIRKPELRELRDKVLSIFQEHLDESVETYGQKPFEFKRYFLLSLKNLNKIPLVSPSGWPILFMEFLRQYKKKKEQLKFKVGFGSFLKGILFNPFSLFYYIPLLGLIPLIWKGYRDNNIKELRERKRHL, via the coding sequence ATGGATGAAATTCCTTCCTTTCTAAAAGATAATCAAAAAATATATGAAGAATACTTTGATAAGGATTTTACTAAAAGCCTCATTGAAAATGTGGTAGCCCCTTTAAATGACTATTACTTTCGAACTCGCATGATCGGCTTTGACACTTTACCGGAAAGAAATAATCCGGATAGGCCTCTTATTTTTATCAGCAATCATTCAGGGATGGCTTTTCCCTGGGATGCAATGGTTTTTGTAGGTTCGTACTACCTTAAATGTGGTTTTAGTTTTAAGAATAATATGAGAGCATTAGCAGCTCCAATGCTATCTGCCTCCAATTTAATGTGTCCATATATGATTCCAAATTTTTGGAAGCGTGTAGGAGGAATCGATGCCACACTGGAAAATTTCGAAACCATGATGCATCAAAAAGATTCTAATATACTCATATATCCGGAAGGTGTTCCGGGCATTGGAAAGGGTTTTAATCGACGTTATCAATTACAGAAATTTTCAACTTCTTTTCTCCGGATGAGTATTAAGTATAAAACAGACATCATCGTTGTGTCTACCGTAAATGCTGAATATATTAATCCTTACAGCTATAATAATCATACCATCAATAAATTAGTTCAAAAAATGGGTTTACCCTTTTTACCCCTGGGTCTTCTTACTCTTTTCATCCCTCTGCAACCCTGGTTTTTTTATATCGGTCTACCGGCTAATCTCACCTATGTAATGGGGCCGAGAATCAAACCTTACGAAATGCTGGACAAGCCCCTGGAGAAAATCCGCAAACCTGAACTCAGGGAATTACGAGATAAGGTTCTTTCTATTTTCCAGGAACACCTCGACGAGAGTGTGGAAACCTACGGGCAAAAACCCTTTGAATTCAAACGTTACTTTCTTTTGAGTCTAAAAAATTTGAATAAAATCCCCCTGGTGTCTCCCTCGGGATGGCCTATTCTATTCATGGAATTTTTACGACAGTATAAAAAAAAGAAAGAACAGCTAAAATTTAAAGTAGGTTTCGGAAGTTTCTTAAAGGGAATCTTATTTAACCCTTTTTCATTGTTTTATTATATTCCCCTATTAGGTCTTATTCCACTCATCTGGAAGGGATATAGGGATAACAATATTAAAGAACTCAGGGAAAGAAAAAGGCATCTATAA